In Streptococcus respiraculi, the genomic stretch ATTGCGAAGAACCTCGAAAAGCCATGAAGTTCGCTTCTAGGTCCGTAGCGATTTTAGTATCAAGAGCTTTGATTGCTTACGGCAATTTTTACCCGATAGAGGAGGAAGGTCTTGAACGGACTTGATAGATTGTTTGCCATGCAGTCATGGTCATGGGCTAATGATTGTCATTTGAAAATGTCGGAGAAGGTCAGGTTGATGTCTTTATCTGATCAGGAATTTAAAGATGAGCTGGAGAGAATGGCTCGAGAAATAAAAGAAAGTAGGTATATGAATGGACACGTTAATTGAATTTGCAAAAGAAGTCGGAATGGCTTTGATTTGGATTATACTTGGCTATTTAGTCGGTAAAGACAGTGTGAGAAAGGACAGGGAAGATGATTAACAATGTTGTATTAGTGGGTCGGATGACGAGAGATGCGGAGTTGAGCTACACTCAGTCCAATCAAGCGGTAGCGACATTTACGCTTGCGGTGAATCGTAATTTCAAGAATCAGAATGGTGAGCGAGAGGCGGATTTTGTCAATTGCGTGATGTGGCGACAACAGGCTGAGAATTTGGCCAATTGGACTAAGAAGGGTGCTTTAATTGGTATTGCTGGTCGGATTCAGACACGGAACTATGAAAATCAGCAGGGACGACGTGTCTATGTGACAGAAGTGATTGCGGATAGTTTCCAGTTGCTAGAAAGCAAGTCGAAAGAAAATAAGGCAGCAAATCAGGCTTCGATGGAACAACATGCACCACACTTTGGACCAGCTAGTCCAGTAGATGTGTCAGAAGATGATTTTCCGTTTTAGGAGGTAGAGATGTCAAAAGGAATTTTCACAGGGATAAAAATTACAAGTTCATCAGATCTTACGGATGCGACGATTGATGTCAGTGGTGTGAGGGCTTTAGAAAAAACATTGGGGTATATTCGTTATTTGGAGGATGAAAACAAGAAGTTACAAGAGAAAAATGATTTTCTTGAAGATGAGAGACGTCGTTGTTACCTTGACATGAAAAAGGATGAGGAGACGATTGAACGCTTGAAGCGTAGTAATCTTTACCTGACGCAACTGATCATTGATGTACATCAAGGGTCTGATCGGTTAAAACTGGACAGACGGAAGCAGAGAAGGAAGTGGAGAATGGGATGAAACAATTTGATAATATAACAAAACCCCAACACTACCACGGGAAATACGGGCTTGAAGCCATGAGTGTTGTCGATAATTTCATCGGTGATTTAGCTGGGAAAGCAGCCTATTGCTGGGGTAATGTCATCAAGTATTTATTACGGTTTCAGATGAAAAATGGGATTGAGGATTTGAAAAAGGCACGTCAGCATTTAGATTGGTTGATTAAAGAATTGGAGAAAGTAGATGAATAAACAAGAAGCGATTGAGAAACTTGAAGGAATAAGTTGGGAATATGAAGACCGACATTTTAAAATAACAGACGCAGTAGAATTAGATGACGCAATCGACATCATTAATCAAATCGACGACTGCCCGAAAGTCAAAATCCCGCGTTTTGTGGCGGATTGGTATGAGAGGAACAAGGGGGATTTAGAATATAATCTTTATCTTTACCAAATTTCCATTTACGAGGAAAAAGTTAAAGAAGATAATTTCTTTTACTGGACGCAAACATCAGAAAATCCTGTTCATACACTTATTAACATGCACCAATTTGGCTATGAGGTTGAGCAGGAGAAGAAATACAAGGTTAAGATTGCGAATAACGGAAGTCAGCCATTGACGTTTAAAAAAATTAGGGCAAAAAATCTTCTTTGTTGATGAAAAATGCGATGAGTCTTTCACTAAACAAGAATTAGAGCAAGCTGGATTTGGATGGGTGTTCGATTGCGCTGGTGTGGAAGTAGTGGAGGTGGAGTGATGAAAATATTATTCAACGGCAAATTCTCCTATATTCTCACATTTGCGTTCCATTGGCTTATTTTATCGTTCGTTTGGACCGAGTTAGAGAACTCTTTTTATAGTCATACTGTACCAAGTCCGGAGGATTCTATTATTCAAATTCTTGCAGTTAGTTATATTACTTATATCTTAGGAAAGGACAACTCATGAGATATTTAGACGACAGATGTGATTTTTGTTATGAGAGGCTAGAAGATTGCACTTGTGATGAAGATGATTGGCTTGTAGATTTGTATCCCTGCGGGTGCTGTACGTGTTGCGGGTGTTCTTGTTGGATGGATGAGGAGGAAGACGAATGACTAACAAATTCAGAGAAGGTCTAGTAAAAGGCTATGTATTAGGCTGTTTCATAGGCCTAATGATCAGTGTAGCTTTTTTTAGCGCATAGCGTCGCTAAGTTACAAGACCAGATTGATAGTCTGTACCAACGCAATGAAGTACTTACGCAGCAATTGCAAGAAATGAATAAGTATGTACGGTATCCAGGAGGGTGAAGATGACAACAGCTGAGAAAATCGAGTACATTCTAAAAGTCAACTACTGGACGCAACAGCAACTCGCAGATAAAATTGGTGTAAAACAGACTACTATTTCTGCTTGGAAGCTTGGGCGAGTTGTCAGAAATAGCTATATTCCTCAAATTGAACTACTCTACAATCAGGCAATTCAATTGGAACGGGCGAGGTTGAAACCGAAAAATAGAGTCTTGTCTGAACGTGGGAAGCTGGTGCTGAAGTTCCCGTGGTATAGCTATCAGCAAAAATAAAAAAAGCCAGCCTGCGCTGACTCCTTGTGAATAATAACCATACTAATATTATATCACAAAGGAGAGAGCGAGAGTGACTTTTTTTCCAGAGATTAACGAAAAACAGACAATCAGAAATGCTAAGAGAAAACTGAAAGAATATCCACGTTGGCGCAGAATTGCAGGCGATATTGACGGTCAGAAAGTCACAGCGACTTACTCCTTTGAGCCGAGACAGTCGCATGGAAGTCCGAGCAGACCAGTTGAGAGATTGGTAATAAGTAAGGTAGATGCACTAGCAGAGCTTGAAGCTATCGAGTATGCAGTGGGTCATCTGCTTGATCCGTATCAGCGTAAAATACTTTATGATTTGTATTTGACCAACTATCCAAAATCTAATGCGGAATTAGAGAATGAATTAGGATATGAGAAAACTCGTTATCATGAGATTGTGTCTAATGCTTTACTAGCTTTTGCGGAACTTTACAGAAGTGGTTGCTTGGTTGCTCTGAGCGGAATAATAGCGGAATAATAGCGGAGTTTCTAACCGTTTTTAATGATAAAATAGTATCATGAATGAAAAGGCAAGAGACTTTCTCTTGTCTTTTACTGTATATAAAGGAGGTGCAATCATGAAGCGAGTTGAGCCGATTAGAGACACAGATGATATTGAGCGTTTGAAAGACTATCTACGTTCTCGTAGTGAACGGGATTACGTGCTGATCATGTGCGGTCTTTATTCAGGACTTCGGATTAGCGATATTGTACCTCTGCAAGTAAAGCAAGTAACTGGCGATCGTATTGAGATAGTCGAAAAAAAGACAGGCAAAGTCAAGAAGTTTGCAATCAATGATGAATTAAGAAAGGCACTCAATCATTATATAAAGCAGAATGATTTGAAAGGATACGACTATCTCTTTCCCAGCAAAAAGAAACAGCGAGCAAATGGAGTTCGGATTGCTCACATTGGTCGAGTGGCTGCTTACCAGATATTCAAGAAGGCTGCAAACCATATCGGTCTAACGAATATCGGCACTCACTCGATGAGAAAGACTTTTGGCTATCATTTCTACAATCAGACTGGCAATGTAGTTTTATTGATGGAGTTGTTTAATCATTCATCACCAGACATTACATTAATTTATATTGGCTATAAGCAAGATGAATTGGATGAAGCGATGCTTAATTTTAGCTATTAAAAGGCTATCTATTTAACACAATGAGAATTTGTAAATAAGAAAATAGAAAAACACGGAAGATACTTAGAGAGAGTAAGAGAGACGAACTGTGAATTTTATTTAACAGAATATAAGATATGTTAAATATAGCACCTTAAAAAATACCTTCCCTATACTTAAAAAAATACCTCTACCTTAAAAAACGAAAGGAGCCCCTATGCAAGCAAGAGCAGACCGCAAAGGAAAACACCGGGTGGCCTTTGAAAAGAACAAGAAGGTTATTTTAAAAACTCGTAATACTTGTGGTATCTGTGGTAATCCAGTTGATAAGAGTTTGAGGTATCCTCATCCACTCAGTCCAGTAATTGACCACATCATTCCAGTCATCAAGAATGGTCATCCATCAGACATAGATAACTTACAGCTTGCGCATTGGCAATGTAATAGACAGAAGTCTGATAAGTTGTATGCTGATGAGCGAGCAAGTGATACAAAAGTGATTGGAAATCGCAATCTTCCACAGAGTTGCGATTGGACTTTATACAAAGGATAATGCAATGAAAATGTATAGAGATGAAAAAATGAAAATCTTGCAGTCTTGTCAGAAAGGGGGGGATACCACCCTCCCCTTAGAGGCTCGCGAGCTTCACGCCGTCACTATGCATTTTTTCTCGTGCCAAATGAAAGGAAAATGGAAATTGGAACTAAAAGGGATTAGTTATCTTAGATCTAAGCTGTCTTCGGTGAAGCAACGGGTGGATTTGAGGTATAAGCAGTATGCGATGCAACATCAGGAGTCTCCGATAGGGATTACGATTCCAGCGGAGATTCGTAGGCAGTATCAGGCTGTTCTTGGTTGGTGTGCGAAGGGTGTGGATAGCTTGGCAGACAGGCTGGTCTTTCGTGAGTTTGCCAATGATGATTTTGAGGTGAATGACATCTTTCGGCAGAACAATCCGGATGTCTTTTTTGATAGTGTGGTTTTGTCTGCTTTGATTGGGGCTTGTAGTTTTGTCTATGTCTCAAAGGGAGAAGACGGTGAGCCTCGGTTACAGGTTATTGAGGCAAGCAATGCGACGGGTATTCTTAGTCCGATTACGGGGGTTGTTGACGGAAGGATATGCAGTCTTACAGCGTGATGAGTATGGTAGGCCTTTGCAAGAAGCCTACTTTACATCGGATTGGACGCTTTATATTCAGAATGGGAAGCATA encodes the following:
- a CDS encoding helix-turn-helix transcriptional regulator, with the translated sequence MTTAEKIEYILKVNYWTQQQLADKIGVKQTTISAWKLGRVVRNSYIPQIELLYNQAIQLERARLKPKNRVLSERGKLVLKFPWYSYQQK
- a CDS encoding DUF1642 domain-containing protein yields the protein MNKQEAIEKLEGISWEYEDRHFKITDAVELDDAIDIINQIDDCPKVKIPRFVADWYERNKGDLEYNLYLYQISIYEEKVKEDNFFYWTQTSENPVHTLINMHQFGYEVEQEKKYKVKIANNGSQPLTFKKIRAKNLLC
- the ssb gene encoding single-stranded DNA-binding protein is translated as MINNVVLVGRMTRDAELSYTQSNQAVATFTLAVNRNFKNQNGEREADFVNCVMWRQQAENLANWTKKGALIGIAGRIQTRNYENQQGRRVYVTEVIADSFQLLESKSKENKAANQASMEQHAPHFGPASPVDVSEDDFPF
- a CDS encoding site-specific integrase; this translates as MKRVEPIRDTDDIERLKDYLRSRSERDYVLIMCGLYSGLRISDIVPLQVKQVTGDRIEIVEKKTGKVKKFAINDELRKALNHYIKQNDLKGYDYLFPSKKKQRANGVRIAHIGRVAAYQIFKKAANHIGLTNIGTHSMRKTFGYHFYNQTGNVVLLMELFNHSSPDITLIYIGYKQDELDEAMLNFSY
- a CDS encoding HNH endonuclease, with protein sequence MQARADRKGKHRVAFEKNKKVILKTRNTCGICGNPVDKSLRYPHPLSPVIDHIIPVIKNGHPSDIDNLQLAHWQCNRQKSDKLYADERASDTKVIGNRNLPQSCDWTLYKG
- a CDS encoding DUF3310 domain-containing protein; this translates as MKQFDNITKPQHYHGKYGLEAMSVVDNFIGDLAGKAAYCWGNVIKYLLRFQMKNGIEDLKKARQHLDWLIKELEKVDE
- a CDS encoding ArpU family phage packaging/lysis transcriptional regulator, with amino-acid sequence MTFFPEINEKQTIRNAKRKLKEYPRWRRIAGDIDGQKVTATYSFEPRQSHGSPSRPVERLVISKVDALAELEAIEYAVGHLLDPYQRKILYDLYLTNYPKSNAELENELGYEKTRYHEIVSNALLAFAELYRSGCLVALSGIIAE